The following proteins come from a genomic window of Populus nigra chromosome 6, ddPopNigr1.1, whole genome shotgun sequence:
- the LOC133697873 gene encoding 3-ketoacyl-CoA synthase 6 has translation MPPILPDFSNSVKIKYVKLGYQYLVNHILYLLLIPVMVGILIEVLRLGPDEILSLWRSLHFNTVQILCSSFLIIFIATVYFMSKPRTIYLVDYACYKPPVTCRVPFSTFMEHSRLILKDNPKSVEFQMRILERSGLGEETCLPPAIHYIPPKPTMEAARGEAELVIFSAMDSLFKKTGLKPKDIDILIVNCSLFSPTPSLSAMVINKYKLRSNIKSFNLSGMGCSAGLISIDLARDILQVHPNSNAVVVSTEIITPNYYQGNERAMLLPNCLFRMGGAAILLSNRRSHRWLAKYRLVHVVRTHKGADDKAYGCVFEQEDKEGKVGINLSKDLMAIAGEALKSNITTIGPLVLPASEQLLFLLTLIGRKIFNPKWKPYIPDFKQAFEHFCIHAGGRAVIDELQKNLQLSAEHVEASRMTLHRFGNTSSSSLWYELGYIEAKGRMRRGDRVWQIAFGSGFKCNSAVWKCNRTIKTPTDSPWADCIDRYPVHIPEVVKL, from the coding sequence ATGCCTCCAATCTTGCCGGATTTCTCTAACTCCGTTAAGATCAAGTATGTTAAACTTGGCTATCAATACCTTGTAAATCACATTTTGTACCTTTTGTTGATACCTGTTATGGTTGGTATTCTAATTGAGGTTCTTCGTTTAGGCCCTGATGAAATCTTGAGCTTATGGAGATCACTCCATTTTAATACTGTCCAAATTCTATGCTCGTCCTTTCTCATCATCTTTATTGCTACTGTTTATTTCATGTCCAAGCCAAGAACTATCTACCTAGTTGACTATGCTTGCTACAAGCCTCCTGTCACTTGCCGGGTTCCGTTTTCTACCTTCATGGAGCATTCCAGGCTGATCTTGAAAGATAATCCCAAGAGTGTTGAGTTTCAGATGAGGATTCTTGAGAGGTCTGGACTTGGTGAAGAGACCTGTTTGCCTCCTGCAATTCATTATATTCCTCCAAAACCAACTATGGAGGCTGCAAGAGGAGAAGCTGAGCTTGTTATCTTCTCCGCCATGGATTCTCTCTTCAAGAAAACAGGGCTTAAACCTAAAGATATCGATATCCTTATCGTAAACTGCAGTCTCTTCTCACCAACACCATCTCTATCTGCAATGGTTATTAATAAGTATAAGCTCAGAAGCAACATAAAGAGCTTCAATCTTTCTGGTATGGGGTGCAGTGCTGGGTTGATTTCTATCGACTTAGCTCGTGATATTCTTCAAGTGCATCCAAATTCAAATGCAGTTGTGGTTAGCACAGAGATCATCACACCAAACTACTACCAGGGAAATGAGCGAGCTATGCTTCTTCCTAACTGCTTGTTCCGCATGGGAGGTGCTGCAATTCTCTTATCAAACCGCAGGTCTCACCGCTGGCTTGCCAAGTACCGCCTAGTCCATGTGGTACGAACCCACAAAGGCGCAGACGATAAAGCTTACGGTTGTGTGTTTGAACAAGAAGATAAAGAAGGAAAAGTTGGAATTAATCTATCAAAAGACTTGATGGCTATAGCTGGTGAGGCTTTGAAATCAAACATCACTACTATTGGGCCTTTAGTCCTTCCGGCTTCTGAACAGCTCCTGTTCTTGTTGACTCTCATTGGACGCAAAATCTTTAACCCCAAATGGAAGCCATATATTCCTGATTTCAAGCAGGCTTTTGAACATTTCTGTATCCATGCCGGTGGCCGTGCTGTTATAGATGAACTGCAAAAGAACTTGCAGCTATCTGCAGAGCATGTAGAGGCTTCAAGGATGACACTGCACCGATTTGGCAACACCTCATCGTCTTCGCTTTGGTATGAGCTAGGTTACATTGAAGCAAAAGGCAGGATGAGGAGAGGAGACAGGGTTTGGCAGATAGCTTTTGGAAGTGGATTTAAGTGTAACAGCGCAGTTTGGAAGTGTAATAGAACAATCAAGACACCAACAGATAGTCCATGGGCTGATTGTATTGATAGGTACCCAGTACACATTCCTGAGGTGGTTAAGTTATAG